In Ovis aries strain OAR_USU_Benz2616 breed Rambouillet chromosome 13, ARS-UI_Ramb_v3.0, whole genome shotgun sequence, the following are encoded in one genomic region:
- the DEFB129 gene encoding beta-defensin 129 — translation MKLLFPVFASLMLQWQVNTEYFGLRRCVMGLGRCKEHCNMDEKELDKCKKKKCCIRSKVVQLIKNYIQNEMLHVLKEDSQEVLKITKNVSVMMQTKHHNLSVLPKIKSANAFANINTIIIPNATIVNSATSNPVNSGKIIHTATSTKKRRDSGTDSLPPAPPPSYTLPTA, via the exons ATGAAGCTCCTTTTCCCTGTCTTTGCCAGCCTCATGCTACAGTGGCAGGTGAACACAG AATATTTTGGCTTGAGAAGATGCGTAATGGGTTTGGGGAGATGCAAAGAGcactgcaacatggatgaaaaagagttagataaatgcaaaaagaaaaaatgttgtaTTAGATCAAAAGTGGTTCAACTGATAAAAAACTACATACAAAATGAAATGCTCCACGTGCTTAAAGAGGACTCTCAGGAAGTGCTAAAAATTACCAAAAATGTTAGTGTCATGATGCAGACCAAACATCACAATTTATCTGTTCTGCCCAAAATCAAAAGTGCCAATGCTTTTGCCAACATCAACACCATTATCATCCCAAATGCCACCATTGTGAACTCTGCCACCTCCAACCCCGTGAACTCAGGGAAGATAATACACACTGCTACTTctaccaaaaaaagaagagattcaGGCACTGACTCcctaccaccagcaccacctccATCGTATACACTTCCAACAGCATGA